The proteins below come from a single Burkholderia humptydooensis genomic window:
- a CDS encoding peptidase domain-containing ABC transporter translates to MSLLDRLSFGIGSKLPMILQTEAAECGLACLAMVAGFHGHHIDLATMRARFPVSLKGAGLGRVIDIAQRLDLGTRALKLDLDQLGQLRVPCMLHWNFNHFVVLKEISGKHVIIHDPAQGVRKLSFDEASRSFTGVALELWPTGSFKPREAAPAVKLRQLLGPVSGLSRSLGQILVLAIALEVFTLVSPFFLQWVIDEVIVSADRDLLTVLALGFGLLLLMQQATSAIRAWALMYLGTTLNVQWRANVFTHLLNLPVQYFERRHLGDVVSRFGSIDTIQQTMTTSFLSAVIDGLMTIVTLGMMFVYSRTLAFVALGTMALYALLRWLWYRPLRRATEDQIIHTAKQQSHFLETVRGVKTIKLFNRQTERRSSWLTLLVEQINAGLHAQKLQLLYQQLNGLLFGLEGLVIIWLGARLVMDGEFTVGVLMAFNAYKGQFDSRVGSLIDKFFEVKMLQLQGERLSDIVFAKGESDVGVRHVPGEAENLSASIEADNLVFRYAEGEPAVLDGVSLKIEPGESVALIGASGCGKTTLVNVLLGILEPTGGKIRIGGVDVERLGLDRLRSLVGTVLQDDVLFAGSIADNISFFDPDADPKWIAECAQLAAVHADIVAMPMGYNTLVGDMGTVLSGGQKQRVLLARALYKRPKILVLDEATSHLDLQRERQVNAAVGALKMTRVIVAHRPETIASASRVIMLDAGKVALDKPTAALAAAPRPAAAPAPAAAPTPAATQPITGR, encoded by the coding sequence ATGTCACTCCTCGATCGTCTCTCGTTCGGCATCGGCAGCAAGCTGCCGATGATCCTGCAGACCGAAGCGGCCGAATGCGGCCTCGCCTGTCTCGCGATGGTTGCCGGCTTTCACGGCCATCACATCGACCTCGCAACGATGCGCGCGCGCTTCCCCGTGTCGCTGAAGGGCGCGGGCCTCGGCCGCGTGATCGACATCGCGCAGCGCCTCGACCTCGGCACGCGCGCGCTGAAGCTCGATCTCGACCAGCTCGGCCAGTTGCGCGTGCCCTGCATGCTGCACTGGAACTTCAACCATTTCGTCGTGCTGAAGGAGATCAGCGGCAAGCACGTGATCATTCACGATCCGGCGCAGGGCGTGCGCAAGCTGTCGTTCGACGAAGCGTCGCGCTCGTTCACGGGCGTCGCGCTCGAGCTGTGGCCGACGGGCAGCTTCAAGCCGCGCGAGGCTGCGCCCGCCGTGAAGCTGCGCCAGTTGCTCGGCCCCGTGTCCGGGCTGTCGCGCTCGCTCGGCCAGATCCTCGTGCTCGCGATCGCGCTCGAAGTGTTCACGCTCGTCTCGCCGTTCTTCCTGCAATGGGTGATCGACGAAGTGATCGTCAGCGCCGATCGCGACCTGCTGACCGTGCTCGCGCTCGGCTTCGGCCTGTTGCTGCTGATGCAACAGGCGACGAGCGCGATCCGGGCGTGGGCGCTGATGTATCTCGGCACGACGCTCAACGTGCAGTGGCGCGCGAACGTGTTCACGCACCTGCTGAATCTGCCGGTTCAATATTTCGAGCGCCGCCATCTCGGCGACGTCGTGTCGCGCTTCGGCTCGATCGACACGATCCAGCAGACGATGACGACATCGTTCCTGTCCGCGGTGATCGACGGCCTGATGACGATCGTCACGCTCGGGATGATGTTCGTCTACAGCCGCACGCTCGCGTTCGTCGCGCTCGGCACGATGGCGCTGTACGCGCTGCTGCGCTGGCTCTGGTACCGGCCGCTGCGCCGCGCGACGGAAGACCAGATCATTCACACCGCGAAGCAGCAGAGCCACTTCCTCGAAACGGTGCGCGGCGTGAAGACGATCAAGCTGTTCAATCGCCAGACCGAGCGCCGTTCGAGCTGGCTCACGCTGCTCGTCGAGCAGATCAACGCGGGCCTTCACGCGCAGAAGCTGCAACTGCTGTATCAGCAATTGAACGGCCTGCTGTTCGGCCTCGAAGGGCTCGTCATCATCTGGCTTGGCGCGCGGCTCGTGATGGACGGCGAATTCACGGTCGGCGTGCTGATGGCGTTCAACGCGTACAAGGGGCAGTTCGACAGCCGCGTCGGCAGCCTGATCGACAAGTTTTTCGAAGTGAAGATGCTGCAGCTTCAGGGCGAGCGGCTCTCCGACATCGTGTTCGCAAAGGGCGAATCCGACGTGGGCGTGCGCCACGTGCCGGGCGAAGCGGAGAATCTTTCCGCGAGCATCGAAGCCGACAACCTCGTGTTCCGCTACGCCGAAGGCGAGCCGGCCGTGCTAGACGGCGTGTCGCTGAAGATCGAGCCTGGCGAGTCGGTCGCGCTGATCGGCGCGTCGGGCTGCGGCAAGACGACGCTCGTCAACGTGCTGCTCGGCATCCTCGAGCCGACGGGCGGCAAGATCAGGATCGGCGGCGTCGACGTCGAGCGCCTCGGGCTCGACCGGCTGCGTTCGCTCGTCGGCACCGTGCTGCAGGACGACGTGCTGTTCGCGGGCTCGATCGCCGACAACATCAGCTTCTTCGATCCGGACGCCGATCCGAAGTGGATCGCCGAATGCGCGCAGCTCGCGGCCGTGCACGCGGACATCGTCGCGATGCCGATGGGCTACAACACGCTCGTCGGAGACATGGGCACGGTGCTGTCGGGCGGGCAGAAGCAGCGCGTGCTGCTCGCGCGTGCGCTCTACAAGCGGCCGAAGATCCTCGTGCTCGACGAAGCGACGAGCCACCTCGATCTGCAGCGCGAGCGGCAGGTGAACGCCGCGGTCGGCGCGCTGAAGATGACGCGCGTGATCGTCGCGCACCGGCCGGAGACGATCGCGTCCGCGTCTCGGGTGATCATGCTCGACGCGGGCAAGGTCGCGCTCGACAAGCCGACGGCCGCGCTCGCCGCAGCGCCGAGGCCGGCCGCGGCGCCCGCTCCGGCCGCCGCTCCCACGCCGGCTGCGACGCAACCGATCACGGGGCGATGA
- a CDS encoding HlyD family secretion protein, translating into MTPNTPLFRTAAQEAQRTQTLGEIVLIRPVTFAVLASAAASMALGVILLFTFGTYTRRTTVDGVLTPDTGLVKVYAQQTGVVLKKNVVEGQHVTRGQVLYTVSTDLQSAAAGQTQAALIEQAQQRKTSLQQELDKTRRLQQDERDTLQSKIASLRAELAGIDDQIAAQRTRTSIAADAASRYAGLLAQDYISKDQAQQRQADLLDQRSKLNSLMRDRASASQALKEALNDLSGLSLKQQNQLSQIDRSVIDVDRTLIESEAKREFVVTAPETGTATAVIAEPGQTADTSHPLASIVPTGAHWQAYLFVPSAAVGFVHVGDRVLVRYQAYPYQKFGQYEASVVSIARTALSAAELATSGGPAAQTASGTYYRITVALKSQSVMAYGRAQPLQAGMALQADVLQERRRLYEWVLEPLYSLTGKL; encoded by the coding sequence ATGACGCCCAACACTCCACTCTTTCGCACGGCCGCCCAGGAAGCGCAGCGCACGCAGACGCTCGGCGAGATCGTGCTGATCCGCCCCGTGACGTTCGCCGTGCTTGCGAGCGCGGCCGCGAGCATGGCGCTCGGCGTGATCCTGCTCTTCACGTTCGGCACCTATACGCGGCGCACGACGGTCGACGGCGTGCTCACGCCGGACACGGGCCTCGTCAAGGTCTATGCGCAGCAGACGGGCGTCGTGCTGAAGAAGAACGTCGTCGAAGGGCAGCACGTGACGCGAGGACAGGTGCTCTATACCGTATCGACCGACCTGCAGAGCGCGGCCGCGGGACAGACGCAGGCCGCGCTCATCGAGCAGGCGCAGCAACGCAAGACATCGCTGCAACAGGAACTCGACAAGACCCGTCGCCTGCAACAGGACGAGCGCGACACGCTGCAATCGAAGATCGCGAGCCTGCGCGCGGAACTCGCGGGCATCGACGATCAGATCGCCGCGCAACGCACGCGCACGTCGATCGCGGCCGACGCCGCGTCGCGCTACGCCGGCCTGCTCGCTCAGGACTACATCTCGAAGGATCAGGCGCAACAGCGCCAGGCCGATCTGCTCGATCAGCGCTCGAAGCTGAACAGCCTGATGCGCGACCGCGCGAGCGCGTCGCAGGCGCTGAAGGAGGCACTCAACGATCTGTCGGGGCTGTCGCTCAAGCAGCAGAACCAGTTGTCGCAGATCGACCGCAGCGTGATCGACGTCGATCGCACGCTGATCGAAAGCGAAGCGAAGCGCGAGTTCGTCGTCACCGCACCGGAAACGGGCACCGCGACCGCGGTGATCGCCGAGCCGGGCCAGACGGCCGACACGTCGCATCCGCTCGCGAGCATCGTGCCGACGGGCGCGCACTGGCAGGCGTATCTGTTCGTGCCCAGTGCGGCGGTCGGCTTCGTGCACGTCGGCGATCGCGTGCTCGTGCGCTATCAGGCGTATCCGTATCAGAAGTTCGGCCAGTACGAAGCGAGCGTCGTGTCGATCGCGCGCACCGCGCTGTCGGCGGCCGAGCTCGCGACGAGCGGCGGGCCCGCCGCGCAGACGGCGAGCGGCACGTACTACCGGATCACGGTCGCGCTGAAGTCGCAAAGCGTGATGGCATATGGCCGGGCGCAGCCGCTGCAGGCCGGCATGGCGCTGCAGGCCGACGTCCTGCAGGAACGCCGCCGCCTGTACGAATGGGTGCTCGAACCTCTTTACAGCCTGACGGGCAAACTCTGA
- a CDS encoding M1 family metallopeptidase, producing MWINNRRLRYLSLLGALALAACGGDDGGTGSAVSLGAAHSPSNGANGNAAAPAAAVDKSTKPVEMPDTVVPVNYKLWFRPNADLNQFSGRADVEIKVLKPVNAIVVAGHRIQFTNGKTTLQPGNVQLVATPQDKGDFYQLRPASGQIAPGNYSLHMEWQGIINFKSYDDPVNHTGGSCGNDPYPGCSAAEGIFRVDLKSTDGTTSGAILTQGETNLSRQWFPGWDEPAFRPTYEVTAEVPQAWRVVSNAAELPSANVGGGYKLVSFEKTPPMPSYLLFFGGGLFDVLEDDFSSPLPDGRGLHLRIFTPPGMREWARPAMQRTKQALDYYYRYTGITLPLKKFDTVAANDAFKDQKGLNFGGMENWGSILEFADDILPEPGKPMSRYGNQVLTHEVAHQWFGDLVTTDWWDDVWLNESFARFFETKTTIQFFPDEFNWLDHVRSKYRVINKDISADAFPIQPNFNGWASNDFVVSASSFVYNKGGMVLKMLEGYLGEQTLRKGLQQYLNDYAFGNGTPKRLWDALSAASGQQVGPIGDSFVRQTGVPLLTLDTQCDLTKNQNVVTLKQSPFPNKNKYPGAQWTIPVTLAFGDGLVNRKTLALKDTQTQIRLDGCSAVVANPSGFDYYVTNYSDAAWSALLTQINASTDPVLLLNLKSEAALLVASNLAPPSRETSISSINSPAAMKLRQVPSILETPKERPQLRYQGEFTPRQQRTE from the coding sequence ATGTGGATAAACAATCGTAGATTGCGATATCTGTCCCTGCTCGGCGCGCTCGCGCTCGCCGCCTGCGGCGGCGACGACGGCGGCACCGGCTCGGCCGTGTCGCTCGGCGCCGCGCACAGCCCGTCGAACGGCGCGAACGGCAACGCAGCCGCGCCCGCCGCCGCAGTCGACAAGAGCACGAAGCCCGTCGAAATGCCCGACACCGTCGTGCCCGTCAACTACAAGCTCTGGTTCCGCCCGAACGCGGACCTGAATCAATTCAGCGGCCGCGCGGATGTCGAGATCAAGGTGCTCAAGCCCGTCAACGCGATCGTCGTCGCGGGCCACCGGATCCAGTTCACGAACGGCAAGACCACGCTGCAGCCCGGCAACGTGCAGTTGGTCGCGACGCCGCAGGACAAGGGCGACTTCTATCAGTTGCGTCCCGCGAGCGGCCAGATCGCCCCGGGCAACTATTCGCTGCATATGGAGTGGCAAGGGATCATCAACTTCAAGTCATACGACGACCCCGTCAATCACACGGGCGGCAGTTGCGGCAACGATCCGTATCCGGGCTGCTCGGCGGCCGAAGGAATCTTCCGCGTCGACCTGAAGAGCACCGACGGCACGACGAGCGGCGCGATCCTCACGCAGGGCGAAACGAACCTGTCGCGTCAATGGTTCCCGGGCTGGGACGAGCCCGCGTTCCGGCCGACCTATGAAGTGACGGCCGAAGTGCCGCAGGCATGGCGCGTCGTGTCGAATGCGGCCGAATTGCCGTCGGCGAACGTCGGCGGCGGCTACAAGCTGGTGTCGTTCGAGAAGACGCCGCCGATGCCGTCGTATCTGCTGTTCTTCGGCGGCGGCCTGTTCGACGTGCTCGAAGACGACTTCTCGAGCCCGCTGCCGGACGGCCGCGGCCTGCATCTGCGCATCTTCACGCCGCCCGGCATGCGCGAATGGGCACGCCCCGCGATGCAGCGCACCAAGCAGGCGCTCGATTACTACTATCGCTACACCGGCATTACGCTGCCGCTCAAGAAGTTCGACACGGTGGCCGCAAACGACGCGTTCAAGGACCAGAAGGGCCTGAACTTCGGCGGCATGGAGAACTGGGGCTCGATTCTCGAGTTCGCCGACGACATCCTGCCCGAACCGGGCAAGCCGATGTCGCGCTACGGCAACCAGGTGCTCACGCACGAAGTCGCGCACCAATGGTTCGGCGATCTCGTGACGACCGACTGGTGGGACGACGTTTGGCTGAACGAATCGTTCGCGCGCTTCTTCGAAACGAAGACGACGATCCAGTTCTTCCCGGACGAGTTCAACTGGCTCGATCACGTCAGGTCCAAGTATCGCGTGATCAACAAGGACATCAGCGCGGACGCGTTCCCGATTCAGCCGAACTTCAACGGCTGGGCGTCGAACGACTTCGTCGTGAGCGCGAGTTCCTTCGTCTATAACAAGGGCGGCATGGTGCTGAAGATGCTCGAGGGCTATCTCGGCGAACAGACGCTGCGCAAGGGCCTCCAGCAGTACCTGAACGACTATGCGTTCGGAAACGGCACGCCGAAGCGTCTGTGGGATGCGCTCTCCGCCGCGAGCGGCCAGCAGGTCGGCCCGATCGGCGACAGCTTCGTGCGTCAGACGGGCGTGCCGCTGCTGACGCTCGACACGCAATGCGATCTGACGAAGAACCAGAATGTCGTGACGCTCAAGCAGTCGCCGTTCCCGAACAAGAACAAGTATCCGGGCGCGCAGTGGACGATCCCCGTCACGCTCGCGTTCGGCGACGGCCTCGTCAATCGCAAGACGCTCGCGCTGAAGGATACGCAGACACAGATCCGCCTCGACGGCTGCTCGGCCGTCGTCGCGAATCCGAGCGGGTTCGACTACTACGTGACGAACTACAGCGATGCCGCGTGGAGCGCGCTCCTCACGCAGATCAATGCGTCGACGGACCCGGTGCTGCTGCTGAACCTGAAGAGCGAGGCCGCGCTGCTCGTCGCGTCGAATCTCGCGCCGCCTTCCCGCGAGACGAGCATCTCGTCGATCAATTCGCCGGCCGCGATGAAGCTGCGTCAGGTGCCGTCGATCCTCGAGACGCCGAAGGAACGCCCGCAACTGCGTTACCAGGGCGAGTTCACGCCGCGGCAACAGCGGACGGAATAA
- a CDS encoding LEA type 2 family protein has protein sequence MHVWYRSRSFAGLLFATLAALLALGGCAALTAHDPVRVSVVGIEPLVGQGLEMRFDVKLRLQNPNDAQIDYDGVALDLELNGRPFASGVSDARGTVPRFGEQVLSVPVTVSAFSAARQAFGLADVTASGKLPYVLRGKLAGGMFGSVRFTDSGTLSLPASSGGYGGGD, from the coding sequence ATGCATGTCTGGTACCGCTCCCGCTCGTTCGCTGGACTATTGTTTGCCACGCTCGCCGCGCTGCTCGCGCTTGGCGGATGCGCGGCGCTGACCGCGCATGATCCCGTGCGCGTGAGCGTCGTCGGTATCGAGCCGCTCGTCGGGCAGGGGCTCGAAATGCGCTTCGACGTGAAGCTGCGGCTGCAGAATCCGAACGACGCGCAGATCGACTACGACGGCGTCGCGCTCGATCTCGAACTGAACGGCCGGCCGTTCGCGAGCGGCGTGAGCGACGCGCGGGGCACGGTGCCGCGCTTCGGCGAACAGGTGCTGAGCGTACCGGTCACGGTCTCCGCGTTCTCGGCCGCGCGGCAGGCGTTCGGGCTCGCGGACGTGACGGCATCCGGCAAGCTGCCCTACGTGCTGCGCGGCAAGCTCGCGGGCGGAATGTTCGGCAGCGTGCGCTTCACCGATTCGGGCACGCTCAGTCTGCCGGCGTCGTCGGGCGGGTATGGCGGTGGCGATTGA
- a CDS encoding acyltransferase family protein, protein MSDSTSPSRFAHVDAMRAVAVLFVMWTHYAELFDRLAASQHVLDAVQRSVNFGRIGVVIFFCISGMLIPTSLRGTPSQGTRRFVVRRFFRLYPAFWLSLPLGYLVYWLLFGLRMDASGLLANVTMIPTAFGRDPVMGHYWTLETELYFYVLCVLLFRAGALHRMRDLCAVCGGLCVLFVVTSALKIVPASALGQYKGMLYHLAIMFWGACFRQAYETPSQTFEWMRGRRPLTYRAATVALALFIVAISLLMAAANWRHGDFVHMSASFGYVFGIAIFVALATVLKIRLRLFAWLGEISYSIYLLHGIPLYLLLWACERYGITDLPLSFYMALPVLPAIALSWASHRLCEAPFVRFAHALTPKRRTGAAPAKV, encoded by the coding sequence ATGTCCGATTCCACCAGCCCGAGCCGTTTCGCGCACGTCGATGCAATGCGCGCCGTCGCCGTGCTGTTCGTCATGTGGACGCACTACGCGGAGCTGTTCGACAGGCTCGCAGCCTCGCAGCACGTGCTGGACGCGGTGCAGCGCTCGGTGAATTTCGGGCGCATCGGCGTCGTCATCTTCTTTTGCATCAGCGGGATGCTGATTCCGACCAGCCTGCGCGGCACGCCTTCGCAGGGCACGCGCCGCTTCGTCGTGCGCCGTTTCTTTCGGCTCTATCCGGCATTCTGGCTGTCGCTGCCGCTCGGCTATCTCGTGTACTGGCTATTGTTCGGGCTGCGAATGGACGCGTCCGGCCTGCTCGCGAACGTGACGATGATCCCGACTGCGTTCGGCCGCGATCCGGTGATGGGGCACTACTGGACGCTCGAAACGGAGCTGTACTTCTACGTGCTGTGCGTGCTGCTGTTTCGCGCCGGCGCGCTGCATCGCATGCGCGACCTGTGCGCCGTTTGCGGGGGGCTGTGCGTGCTCTTCGTCGTCACGTCGGCGCTCAAGATCGTTCCGGCGAGCGCGCTCGGCCAGTACAAGGGGATGCTCTATCACCTCGCGATCATGTTCTGGGGCGCGTGCTTCAGGCAAGCGTACGAGACGCCGTCGCAGACGTTCGAATGGATGCGCGGCCGCCGGCCGCTCACGTATCGCGCGGCGACCGTCGCGCTCGCGCTCTTCATCGTCGCGATCTCGCTGTTGATGGCGGCGGCGAACTGGCGGCACGGCGACTTCGTGCACATGTCGGCGTCGTTCGGCTACGTGTTCGGCATCGCGATTTTCGTTGCGCTAGCAACTGTATTGAAGATTCGGCTGAGGCTCTTCGCGTGGCTCGGCGAGATCAGCTACTCGATCTATCTGCTGCACGGCATTCCGCTGTATCTGTTGCTGTGGGCGTGCGAACGATACGGGATCACGGACCTGCCGCTTAGCTTCTACATGGCGTTGCCGGTCCTGCCGGCGATCGCGCTGTCGTGGGCGAGCCATCGGCTCTGCGAAGCGCCGTTCGTGCGCTTCGCGCATGCGTTGACGCCGAAGCGCCGCACCGGGGCCGCGCCGGCGAAGGTCTGA
- a CDS encoding methyltransferase: MTAFPEFHWTDADGVEHVVRWRSEAGSPPPRRTVVANDRTTADVAYRLACEGTALVWQGDFQNARQLLQALARRVERKPKKVNKPAATPVDAFNLHRMAQAQRARTLGMLLIPLEADYSIALRRAPDLRAACEEAYGAGGERSIASLRELLGIVGAHEWRKKGVPIAALGGERIHPHYGVFSPVRGEYVELVARAPLPSTSLAFDIGAGTGVLAAVLASRGVERVVATDQDKRALACAARNVARLGYASRVEVVEADLFPDGRAPLVVCNPPWVPARPSSPLEYAVYDPDSRMLKGFLAGLAAHLAPGGEGWLILSDFAEHLGLRTREELLGWIEAAGLVVVGRDDVKPAHPKASDPADPLHRARAAETTSLWRLAARN; the protein is encoded by the coding sequence GTGACTGCCTTTCCCGAATTTCATTGGACCGACGCCGACGGCGTCGAGCACGTAGTCCGCTGGCGCTCGGAAGCCGGCTCGCCGCCGCCGCGCCGCACGGTCGTGGCCAACGACCGCACGACGGCCGACGTCGCGTATCGCCTCGCGTGCGAAGGCACGGCGCTCGTCTGGCAAGGCGATTTCCAGAACGCGCGCCAACTGCTGCAGGCGCTCGCGCGCCGCGTCGAGCGCAAGCCCAAGAAGGTCAACAAGCCCGCCGCGACGCCCGTCGACGCGTTCAACCTCCACCGGATGGCGCAGGCGCAGCGCGCCCGCACGCTCGGCATGCTGCTGATTCCGCTCGAAGCCGATTATTCGATCGCGCTGCGCCGCGCGCCGGATCTGCGCGCCGCGTGCGAGGAGGCGTACGGCGCGGGCGGCGAGCGCTCGATCGCGTCGCTGCGCGAACTGCTCGGCATCGTCGGCGCGCACGAATGGCGCAAGAAGGGGGTGCCGATCGCCGCGCTCGGCGGCGAGCGGATTCATCCGCACTACGGCGTGTTCTCGCCCGTGCGCGGCGAGTACGTCGAGCTCGTCGCGCGCGCGCCGCTGCCGTCGACATCGCTTGCGTTCGATATCGGCGCCGGCACCGGCGTGCTGGCGGCGGTGCTCGCGTCGCGCGGCGTCGAGCGCGTCGTCGCGACCGATCAGGACAAGCGCGCGCTCGCGTGCGCGGCTCGGAACGTCGCGCGGCTCGGCTACGCATCGCGGGTCGAGGTCGTCGAAGCCGATCTGTTTCCCGACGGGCGCGCGCCGCTCGTCGTCTGCAATCCGCCGTGGGTGCCCGCGCGGCCCAGCTCGCCGCTCGAATATGCGGTCTATGATCCGGACAGCCGGATGCTGAAGGGCTTTCTCGCCGGGCTCGCCGCGCATCTCGCGCCGGGCGGCGAAGGCTGGCTGATCCTGTCGGACTTCGCCGAGCATCTCGGCCTGCGCACGCGCGAGGAATTGCTCGGCTGGATCGAGGCGGCGGGCCTCGTCGTCGTCGGTCGCGACGACGTGAAGCCCGCGCATCCGAAGGCGTCGGACCCCGCGGACCCGCTGCATCGCGCGCGCGCGGCGGAGACGACGTCGCTCTGGCGGCTCGCCGCCCGCAACTAG
- a CDS encoding class I SAM-dependent methyltransferase — MSTKTYEIRPNQSIELLKELHILTRDGKMNQDSRRKLKQVYHLFQFIEPLLADVAREKGGVTLVDHGAGKSYLGFILYDLFFKERPHAGSHIYGIETREELVARSTELAARLGFGGMSFLNLSVADSIASPKLPETVDVVTALHACDTATDDAIRFALAKRARHIVLVPCCQAEVAGVLRRNKGKSLASALAEVWRHPLHTREFGSQITNVLRCLQLEAHGYQVSVTELVGWEHSMKNELIIAQYKNLPRRKPNERLDEILDMFGLAELRERFFVPDARTAGDAHAEPAAADSGQPRA, encoded by the coding sequence ATGTCGACCAAGACCTACGAAATCCGCCCGAACCAGTCGATCGAACTGCTGAAGGAACTGCACATCCTGACGCGCGACGGCAAGATGAACCAGGACAGCCGCCGCAAGCTGAAGCAGGTGTATCACCTGTTCCAGTTCATCGAGCCGCTGCTCGCGGACGTCGCGCGGGAAAAGGGCGGCGTGACGCTCGTCGATCACGGCGCGGGCAAGTCGTATCTCGGCTTCATCCTGTACGACCTGTTCTTCAAGGAGCGTCCGCACGCCGGCTCGCACATCTACGGTATCGAAACGCGCGAGGAGCTCGTCGCGCGCTCGACCGAGCTGGCCGCGCGGCTCGGCTTCGGCGGGATGTCGTTCCTGAATCTGTCGGTGGCCGATTCGATCGCGTCGCCGAAATTGCCGGAAACGGTCGATGTCGTCACTGCGCTGCATGCGTGCGACACCGCGACCGACGACGCGATCCGCTTCGCGCTCGCGAAGCGCGCGCGGCACATCGTGCTCGTGCCGTGCTGCCAGGCGGAAGTCGCGGGCGTGCTGCGCAGGAACAAGGGGAAGTCGCTCGCGAGCGCGCTGGCCGAAGTGTGGCGGCATCCGTTGCACACGCGCGAGTTCGGCAGCCAGATCACGAACGTGCTGCGCTGCCTGCAGCTCGAGGCGCACGGCTATCAGGTGAGCGTGACCGAGCTCGTCGGCTGGGAGCATTCGATGAAGAACGAACTCATCATCGCGCAATACAAGAACCTGCCGCGACGCAAGCCGAACGAGCGGCTCGACGAGATTCTCGACATGTTCGGGCTCGCGGAGCTGCGCGAGCGCTTCTTCGTGCCCGATGCGCGGACGGCGGGCGATGCGCACGCCGAGCCGGCCGCGGCGGATTCCGGGCAGCCGCGCGCGTGA
- a CDS encoding DUF1415 domain-containing protein, producing the protein MTEVSPPDADILAATRHWLTRAVIGLNLCPFAKSVHVKRQIRYAISRATSLEAALTDLESELRRLDAADPDEIDTTLLIFPNTFDDFLDYNDALWFADRLLQQLRLDGTLQIASFHPHYRFDGAEPDDIENYTNRAPYPILHLLREASIERAADAFPDAADIYERNQATMRRLGHAGWRDWMAQPGEGESEDKNEGKEEAR; encoded by the coding sequence ATGACCGAAGTCTCTCCGCCCGACGCCGACATCCTCGCCGCCACCCGCCACTGGCTGACGCGCGCGGTGATCGGGCTCAATCTGTGCCCGTTCGCGAAGAGCGTCCACGTGAAGCGGCAGATCCGCTACGCGATCAGCCGCGCGACGTCGCTCGAAGCGGCGCTGACGGATCTCGAAAGCGAGCTGCGCCGCCTCGACGCCGCCGATCCCGACGAAATCGACACGACGCTCCTGATCTTTCCGAACACGTTCGACGATTTCCTCGACTACAACGACGCGCTGTGGTTCGCCGATCGCCTTCTGCAACAGTTGCGCCTCGACGGCACGCTGCAGATCGCGAGCTTCCATCCGCACTATCGGTTCGACGGCGCCGAGCCCGACGACATCGAGAACTACACGAACCGCGCGCCGTATCCGATCCTGCACTTGCTGCGCGAGGCGAGCATCGAGCGCGCCGCCGACGCGTTCCCGGACGCGGCCGACATCTACGAACGCAATCAGGCGACGATGCGCCGCCTCGGCCACGCGGGCTGGCGCGACTGGATGGCGCAGCCCGGCGAAGGCGAAAGCGAAGACAAGAACGAAGGCAAGGAAGAAGCGCGGTAG
- a CDS encoding TetR/AcrR family transcriptional regulator, translating into MATIVAKTAAKSAAQPAGRRTRGTQVAGAQAQQHLLRAAEELFYQEGVRAVGVDAVVERAGVNKMSLYRQFASKDELVLAYLDRMDACFFERLDTSVAKHLGDPKAQLVQYFDDLAQRASQPGYRGCPFVNVATEFPDLDHPARRAVADNKDRLMARLVALSEAARAREPRALAGALALLIEGIYAASQTYRPGASPIGCAPGVARQLIDAACA; encoded by the coding sequence ATGGCCACCATCGTCGCCAAAACTGCCGCCAAGAGCGCCGCCCAACCGGCCGGCCGCCGCACGCGCGGCACCCAGGTCGCGGGCGCGCAGGCGCAGCAGCACCTGCTCCGCGCTGCCGAGGAGCTGTTCTATCAGGAAGGCGTTCGCGCGGTAGGCGTCGATGCGGTCGTCGAGCGCGCGGGCGTCAACAAGATGAGCCTTTACCGACAGTTCGCGTCGAAGGACGAACTCGTGCTCGCATACCTCGATCGAATGGACGCATGCTTCTTCGAGCGCCTCGACACGAGCGTCGCCAAGCATCTGGGCGATCCGAAGGCGCAGCTCGTCCAGTATTTCGACGACCTCGCGCAGCGCGCGTCGCAGCCGGGCTACCGAGGCTGTCCGTTTGTCAACGTCGCGACCGAATTTCCGGATCTCGATCATCCGGCGCGGCGCGCGGTCGCCGACAACAAGGATCGGCTGATGGCGCGGCTCGTCGCGCTGTCGGAAGCGGCGCGCGCGCGCGAGCCGCGGGCGCTCGCCGGCGCGCTCGCGCTGCTGATCGAGGGCATTTACGCGGCGAGCCAGACGTACCGGCCGGGCGCGTCCCCGATAGGCTGCGCGCCGGGTGTCGCGCGGCAGTTGATCGACGCGGCGTGCGCGTGA